The proteins below come from a single Thunnus thynnus chromosome 10, fThuThy2.1, whole genome shotgun sequence genomic window:
- the sec61b gene encoding protein transport protein Sec61 subunit beta, producing the protein MPGPAASATNVGASSRSPSKTVAPRAAGSTVRQRKATSSGTRSGGRTTGSAGTGGMWRFYTEDSPGLKVGPVPVLVMSLLFIASVFMLHIWGKYTRS; encoded by the exons atg ccTGGACCAGCAGCAAGTGCAACCAATGTTGGGGCATCTAGCCGTTCCCCCAGCAAGACAGTGGCTCCCCGCGCAGCAGGCTCCACAGTCAGACAGag GAAAGCCACCAGCAGCGGTACACGCAGCGGTGGCAGGACCACGGGATCGGCGGGTACAGGGGGCATGTGGCGCTTCTACACCGAAGACTCGCCGGGCCTCAAAGT CGGCCCGGTGCCAGTGCTGGTGATGAGTCTGCTCTTCATTGCTTCAGTCTTCATGCTGCACATCTGGGGGAAGTACACCCGCTCTTAA
- the alg2 gene encoding alpha-1,3/1,6-mannosyltransferase ALG2 isoform X1, producing the protein MQLDDHNHRFPNLDKLCWCVSRMARVVFLHPDLGIGGAERLVVDAAVALKSQGCSVQIWTAHYDPTHCFSETLDPDLPVVCVGDWLPTSVFGYLHALCAYLRMIYVALYLVFLSGEEYDVIFCDQVSVCIPVLRLSRHRKKVLFYCHFPDQLLTQRKSALKKLYRAPIDLLEERTTGMADMILVNSQFTAGIFRETFHSLRGVQTDVLYPSLNTRTFDQPSTEAQGLEGLLPEGTSCLFLSLNRYERKKNLGLALEALAALRSSLPPGQRAGIHLVVAGGYDDRVTENVQHYAELKELAAQLHLDDCVTFLRSPSDSLKVALLRESAAVLYTPSREHFGIVPVEAMYCCCPVIAVNSGGPLESVADGETGFLCEPTAEAFSKAMERLVREPQLRRDMGQAGRRRVQDKFSLQAFSDQLYGYIVKLSK; encoded by the exons ATGCAGCTAGACGATCATAATCACAGGTTTCCAAACTTGGACAAG CTCTGTTGGTGTGTGTCCAGAATGGCGCGGGTGGTGTTTCTCCATCCAGATTTGGGTATAGGCGGAGCGGAGCGTCTGGTGGTTGATGCTGCTGTCGCTCTGAAGTCTCAGGGCTGTAGTGTCCAGATCTGGACGGCCCATTACGACCCAACACACTGCTTCTCTGAGACACTGGACCCAGACCTGCCTGtg GTATGTGTGGGTGACTGGCTACCCACCAGTGTGTTTGGTTACCTGCATGCCCTGTGTGCTTACCTGAGGATGATCTACGTGGCCCTCTACCTGGTCTTTCTCAGTGGGGAGGAGTATGACGTCATCTTCTGTGACCAG GTATCAGTGTGTATCCCGGTGCTGAGACTGTCTCGTCACAGGAAGAAGGTTTTGTTCTACTGTCACTTCCCCGACCAGCTGCTGACCCAGAGGAAATCAGCCCTGAAGAAGCTTTACCGCGCTCCCATCGACTTGCTGGAGGAACGCACAACTGGCATGGCTGATATG ATTCTGGTAAACAGCCAGTTCACCGCGGGCATCTTCAGGGAGACCTTTCATAGTCTAAGAGGAGTCCAGACAGATGTCCTCTATCCTTCCCTCAACACGCGTACCTTTGACCAGCCATCTACTGAAGCACAGGGCCTGGAAGGGCTGCTCCCTGAGGGAACCTCctgcctgtttctctctctgaaccGATATGAGCGAAAGAAGAATCTGGGCCTGGCTCTGGAGGCCCTGGCGGCCTTGAGGAGCAGCCTCCCTCCAGGCCAGAGAGCAGGCATTCACCTGGTGGTGGCGGGGGGCTACGATGACCGCGTTACTGAGAACGTTCAACATTATGCTGAACTGAAAGAGCTAGCAGCGCAGCTCCACTTGGACGATTGTGTCACTTTTCTGCGTTCCCCTTCTGATTCACTGAAGGTGGCGCTGCTGCGGGAAAGCGCCGCGGTGCTGTACACCCCGAGCAGAGAGCATTTTGGGATAGTTCCCGTAGAGGCCATGTACTGCTGCTGCCCTGTTATTGCGGTGAACTCCGGGGGGCCCCTGGAGAGCGTGGCAGACGGGGAGACGGGGTTTCTGTGCGAGCCCACGGCAGAGGCCTTTTCTAAGGCCATGGAGAGGCTTGTCAGGGAGCCGCAGCTCCGCAGGGACATGGGACAagctgggaggaggagggtacAAGATAAGTTCTCTCTTCAGGCCTTCTCAGACCAGCTGTATGGGTACATTGTCAAGCTGAGCAAGTGA
- the LOC137191484 gene encoding phospholipase A and acyltransferase 1-like has translation MALLGNLNSILSQTTSRQIDQSVSTAESGDLIEFVTPWSGLSLWGVYVGEGLVIHFGVGDENMTQKACRSFLQQMAPKSKSDHVLKKTRINEQLITDIKVPPGTRIRVNNDEHNLVPSPQETMRHRWETFLHQEFKYDLMNFNSEHFATFVRYGHAVCNQIPFKKKNEAHVDTTQTLQMIIEQRIETQT, from the exons ATGGCCCTTTTGGGGAATTTGAACAGTATTCTCTCCCAGACGACATCCCGACAG atTGATCAGAGTGTGTCCACAGCAGAGAGTGGAGACTTGATTGAATTTGTGACCCCGTGGTCGGGATTGTCTCTTTGGGGAGTTTATGTTGGAGAAGGCCTTGTTATCCATTTTGGAGTGGGAG ATGAGAACATGACACAGAAAGCATGCCGCAGCTTCCTTCAACAAATGGCTCCaaagtcaaaaagtgatcatgttctGAAGAAGACCAGGATCAACGAGCAGCTCATCACGGACATCAAAGTGCCTCCAGGAACCCGCATCAGGGTCAACAACGACGAGCACAATCTGGTTCCATCTCCACAGGAGACGATGAGGCATCGCTGGGAGACTTTTCTGCACCAGGAATTCAAATACGACCTGATGAACTTCAACAGCGAGCATTTCGCCACGTTCGTTCGATATGGCCACGCCGTGTGCAACCAG attccctttaagaaaaaaaacgaAGCCCATGTGGACACAACTCAAACTCTCCAAATGATAATTGAGCAACGGATCGAGACACAAACATGA
- the alg2 gene encoding alpha-1,3/1,6-mannosyltransferase ALG2 isoform X2, translating into MARVVFLHPDLGIGGAERLVVDAAVALKSQGCSVQIWTAHYDPTHCFSETLDPDLPVVCVGDWLPTSVFGYLHALCAYLRMIYVALYLVFLSGEEYDVIFCDQVSVCIPVLRLSRHRKKVLFYCHFPDQLLTQRKSALKKLYRAPIDLLEERTTGMADMILVNSQFTAGIFRETFHSLRGVQTDVLYPSLNTRTFDQPSTEAQGLEGLLPEGTSCLFLSLNRYERKKNLGLALEALAALRSSLPPGQRAGIHLVVAGGYDDRVTENVQHYAELKELAAQLHLDDCVTFLRSPSDSLKVALLRESAAVLYTPSREHFGIVPVEAMYCCCPVIAVNSGGPLESVADGETGFLCEPTAEAFSKAMERLVREPQLRRDMGQAGRRRVQDKFSLQAFSDQLYGYIVKLSK; encoded by the exons ATGGCGCGGGTGGTGTTTCTCCATCCAGATTTGGGTATAGGCGGAGCGGAGCGTCTGGTGGTTGATGCTGCTGTCGCTCTGAAGTCTCAGGGCTGTAGTGTCCAGATCTGGACGGCCCATTACGACCCAACACACTGCTTCTCTGAGACACTGGACCCAGACCTGCCTGtg GTATGTGTGGGTGACTGGCTACCCACCAGTGTGTTTGGTTACCTGCATGCCCTGTGTGCTTACCTGAGGATGATCTACGTGGCCCTCTACCTGGTCTTTCTCAGTGGGGAGGAGTATGACGTCATCTTCTGTGACCAG GTATCAGTGTGTATCCCGGTGCTGAGACTGTCTCGTCACAGGAAGAAGGTTTTGTTCTACTGTCACTTCCCCGACCAGCTGCTGACCCAGAGGAAATCAGCCCTGAAGAAGCTTTACCGCGCTCCCATCGACTTGCTGGAGGAACGCACAACTGGCATGGCTGATATG ATTCTGGTAAACAGCCAGTTCACCGCGGGCATCTTCAGGGAGACCTTTCATAGTCTAAGAGGAGTCCAGACAGATGTCCTCTATCCTTCCCTCAACACGCGTACCTTTGACCAGCCATCTACTGAAGCACAGGGCCTGGAAGGGCTGCTCCCTGAGGGAACCTCctgcctgtttctctctctgaaccGATATGAGCGAAAGAAGAATCTGGGCCTGGCTCTGGAGGCCCTGGCGGCCTTGAGGAGCAGCCTCCCTCCAGGCCAGAGAGCAGGCATTCACCTGGTGGTGGCGGGGGGCTACGATGACCGCGTTACTGAGAACGTTCAACATTATGCTGAACTGAAAGAGCTAGCAGCGCAGCTCCACTTGGACGATTGTGTCACTTTTCTGCGTTCCCCTTCTGATTCACTGAAGGTGGCGCTGCTGCGGGAAAGCGCCGCGGTGCTGTACACCCCGAGCAGAGAGCATTTTGGGATAGTTCCCGTAGAGGCCATGTACTGCTGCTGCCCTGTTATTGCGGTGAACTCCGGGGGGCCCCTGGAGAGCGTGGCAGACGGGGAGACGGGGTTTCTGTGCGAGCCCACGGCAGAGGCCTTTTCTAAGGCCATGGAGAGGCTTGTCAGGGAGCCGCAGCTCCGCAGGGACATGGGACAagctgggaggaggagggtacAAGATAAGTTCTCTCTTCAGGCCTTCTCAGACCAGCTGTATGGGTACATTGTCAAGCTGAGCAAGTGA